In a single window of the Pseudodesulfovibrio profundus genome:
- a CDS encoding universal stress protein — translation MRHVLLATTGSDDCRRAEEFAVSYCAREAMPLRIIHAVDSSLEHYGQVDTLATEGDRHRFIGHARHQESHDATERLQRVMAHARALNVDYELYIEWDAPLYCIVKQARRDGSELLVIGGKRKRFNPFSLSRSLMRKAPCAVKQIHE, via the coding sequence ATGCGTCACGTACTTCTTGCAACCACCGGCAGCGATGACTGCCGAAGGGCCGAAGAGTTCGCCGTGTCGTATTGTGCCCGAGAGGCCATGCCTCTTCGTATCATTCACGCCGTGGACTCCAGCCTGGAGCACTACGGTCAGGTCGACACCCTCGCCACCGAAGGCGATCGACACAGATTCATCGGCCATGCCCGCCATCAGGAGTCTCATGATGCCACAGAGCGCCTGCAACGGGTGATGGCCCATGCCCGCGCCTTGAATGTGGACTATGAACTGTACATCGAATGGGATGCTCCCTTATATTGTATCGTGAAACAGGCCCGACGGGATGGCTCCGAGCTGCTCGTCATCGGCGGGAAGAGGAAGCGGTTCAACCCCTTCAGCCTGTCCCGCAGCCTGATGCGAAAGGCACCGTGCGCAGTAAAGCAGATACATGAATAA
- a CDS encoding 4Fe-4S dicluster domain-containing protein: MKKQYAFLVDAEKCIGCFTCAMACRNFYHQEEGVIWRQVYPLDEEIYPHRERAFFSLSCNHCEDPACLNVCPVKAYTKREEDGVVVHHQEKCIGCGNCIRSCPYGAPKYNPVEKRAEKCSLCHERLDAGLQPACTQSCPTDALQLIDLATHRQTSEVQYPAGYPKMKDLNPSTRFILPKLPKMVRR, from the coding sequence ATGAAAAAACAATACGCGTTTCTGGTTGATGCCGAAAAGTGCATCGGGTGTTTCACCTGTGCCATGGCCTGCCGGAACTTCTATCATCAGGAAGAAGGTGTCATCTGGCGGCAGGTCTATCCGCTGGACGAGGAAATATACCCCCATCGGGAACGGGCGTTCTTCTCGCTGTCCTGCAACCATTGCGAGGACCCGGCGTGCCTGAATGTCTGTCCGGTGAAGGCGTACACCAAACGGGAAGAGGACGGCGTGGTCGTGCACCATCAGGAAAAATGCATCGGCTGCGGTAACTGTATCCGTTCCTGCCCCTACGGTGCCCCGAAATACAACCCGGTCGAGAAGCGGGCCGAAAAATGCAGCCTGTGTCACGAGCGACTGGATGCCGGTCTGCAACCCGCATGCACGCAGTCCTGTCCCACGGATGCGCTTCAACTGATTGATCTGGCAACCCATCGCCAGACCAGCGAAGTACAGTATCCGGCAGGGTATCCGAAAATGAAGGACCTGAATCCGTCCACGCGGTTCATCCTTCCCAAATTGCCGAAGATGGTGAGGAGGTAG
- a CDS encoding sigma-54-dependent transcriptional regulator — MSKSIIVVEDELSIRIGIQHTLTAEGYTVEAFEDADSALRFMQPGGFDLLITDMRLPGMSGLELLSKVEELHPETGTMLITAFPEIDLAVKAMRHGAFDFLCKPFSNEGLLIAVERYFNYRDLKQENARLKSGEDLEGMIGGQAMQPAFDRIRAVADACTPVLILGPSGTGKELVASALHNLSHRADKPFIKINCSALPEHLLESELFGHEKGAFTGAHRRRIGKFEVANGGTFFFDEIGDMPLSLQAKLLRVLEDGEITRVGENKPIKVAVRTIFATAKDLDAALEEGTFREDLYYRINVVPINLPPLKERGDDIVKLMQHFLHLYAGRHNKQEVSISSDAQKALLAYDYPGNIRELRNIIERSVLLAQDGVVRVGHLPQRVRGEEQPVSVCKAKDNFTLEEGVQQYERERIVGALEKTGNRKQLAADMLGISRKVLWKKMKDLGISG; from the coding sequence ATGAGTAAGAGCATCATTGTCGTAGAAGACGAACTATCCATACGCATAGGCATTCAGCACACGCTGACTGCCGAAGGGTATACTGTTGAGGCATTCGAAGATGCGGATAGTGCGTTGCGATTCATGCAGCCCGGCGGGTTCGACCTGCTCATCACCGACATGCGTCTTCCCGGTATGTCCGGGCTGGAACTACTGAGCAAGGTCGAAGAGCTGCATCCCGAAACCGGAACCATGCTCATTACGGCATTTCCTGAAATTGATCTGGCCGTGAAAGCCATGCGCCATGGTGCATTCGATTTTTTGTGCAAGCCGTTTTCCAATGAAGGCTTGCTCATCGCTGTGGAGCGATACTTCAACTACCGTGACCTGAAGCAGGAAAATGCGCGGCTCAAGAGCGGTGAGGACCTGGAAGGCATGATCGGCGGACAGGCCATGCAGCCCGCCTTTGATCGCATCCGCGCCGTGGCCGATGCCTGTACGCCCGTCCTGATCCTCGGCCCAAGCGGTACGGGCAAGGAACTGGTAGCCAGCGCCCTGCACAACCTGAGTCACCGCGCAGACAAGCCTTTCATCAAAATCAACTGCTCCGCGCTCCCGGAACACCTGCTGGAGTCCGAGCTGTTCGGTCATGAAAAGGGGGCGTTCACCGGTGCTCACAGGCGGCGCATCGGTAAGTTCGAAGTAGCTAACGGTGGAACATTCTTCTTTGATGAAATAGGGGATATGCCCCTTTCATTGCAGGCAAAGTTGCTGCGCGTTCTGGAGGATGGCGAAATCACCCGTGTGGGGGAAAACAAGCCGATCAAGGTGGCTGTGCGCACCATCTTCGCCACAGCCAAAGACTTGGATGCAGCCCTTGAGGAAGGCACGTTTCGGGAGGACTTGTACTACCGAATCAACGTGGTTCCCATCAATCTGCCGCCGTTGAAGGAGCGTGGCGACGATATCGTCAAGCTCATGCAGCACTTTCTCCATCTCTATGCCGGACGCCATAACAAGCAGGAAGTTTCCATTTCGTCTGACGCACAAAAGGCACTGCTGGCGTATGACTATCCCGGCAATATCCGCGAATTGCGGAATATAATTGAACGATCGGTGTTGTTGGCTCAGGACGGCGTGGTTCGCGTGGGGCATCTGCCACAGAGGGTGCGCGGAGAAGAACAGCCTGTCTCGGTCTGCAAGGCCAAGGACAACTTCACCCTTGAGGAAGGGGTGCAGCAGTATGAGCGGGAGCGGATCGTGGGCGCTCTGGAGAAGACGGGAAACAGGAAACAATTGGCAGCCGATATGTTGGGCATCAGCAGAAAGGTGCTCTGGAAGAAAATGAAGGACTTAGGCATATCGGGCTGA
- a CDS encoding sensor histidine kinase, protein MFFPQGLRFKFIGIVLLCISGTIFSTAYYMLDKERELLMDTARQQALSLTKASAIVFTNTLIYEELDMIDESDMVDYLSYYVADVMRTDPRIEAFTVVDKHGRIVVENTVRNDGRESAVPEAVNDTEIELIGQGVDAMFVITKPLAIESKQWGYCRLQFSLEDIEKARIAARNEVFAISGACLLFSLMVIGFSVDYLVKSLQRLSDAMERFTVNGDFSKPFPDLPERKDEIGQLQQSFKWMVKRLHREEQERNRTKEQMFHTEKMATIGQLTASIAHEVNNPLGGVLLCFNNLMKGRLDEDAHRQHVEVINSGLERIRTIMRDLLDYSRQSSLNIQQTDVSDVVHKSLSLLELFSKKRDVTIHVDLPEPLPLIQMDGAKIQQVFVNLLVNAIHATPDGGTITISGQAVEDSFTFLISDTGTGIAPEIQDRIFDPFYTTKDVGQGTGLGLAIAKSLIERHGGKLELRSSDSSGSVFAISFPYSEEGDSA, encoded by the coding sequence ATGTTTTTCCCCCAGGGTTTGCGATTCAAGTTCATCGGTATCGTTCTGCTGTGCATCTCGGGAACGATCTTTTCCACCGCCTACTACATGCTCGACAAAGAGCGTGAACTGCTCATGGACACCGCCCGGCAACAGGCGCTTTCCCTGACCAAGGCGTCTGCCATCGTCTTTACCAACACCCTCATCTATGAAGAGCTGGACATGATCGACGAGTCCGACATGGTGGATTACCTGTCCTACTATGTGGCGGATGTCATGCGCACGGACCCGAGGATCGAGGCGTTCACGGTGGTGGATAAACATGGCCGTATCGTGGTCGAGAATACCGTCCGCAACGACGGGCGGGAGTCCGCTGTTCCCGAGGCCGTTAACGACACGGAAATTGAGCTGATCGGGCAGGGCGTTGACGCCATGTTCGTTATTACCAAGCCGCTGGCCATTGAATCGAAGCAGTGGGGCTATTGCCGACTGCAATTCTCCCTTGAGGACATCGAAAAAGCCAGAATCGCAGCCCGCAATGAAGTCTTTGCCATTTCAGGGGCATGCCTTCTTTTCTCTCTCATGGTCATCGGATTCAGCGTGGATTACCTCGTTAAGTCGTTGCAGCGGCTTTCCGATGCCATGGAGCGGTTCACGGTCAACGGCGACTTCTCCAAACCCTTTCCGGACCTTCCCGAACGAAAAGATGAAATCGGGCAGTTGCAGCAGAGCTTCAAATGGATGGTCAAGCGGTTGCACCGGGAGGAGCAGGAGCGCAACCGGACCAAGGAGCAAATGTTCCACACCGAGAAGATGGCGACCATCGGACAGCTGACCGCAAGCATTGCCCACGAGGTGAACAATCCGTTGGGCGGTGTCCTTCTCTGCTTCAACAATCTGATGAAGGGAAGGTTGGATGAGGACGCCCATCGACAGCATGTGGAGGTGATCAATTCCGGTCTGGAACGAATCCGTACCATCATGCGTGATCTGCTGGACTATTCGCGTCAATCCTCGCTGAATATTCAGCAGACCGATGTCAGCGATGTGGTTCACAAGAGCCTCTCCCTGCTCGAACTGTTCAGTAAGAAGCGCGATGTCACCATCCACGTTGACCTGCCGGAACCGCTCCCATTGATCCAGATGGACGGTGCCAAAATCCAACAGGTCTTTGTCAACTTGCTGGTCAACGCGATTCACGCTACGCCTGATGGAGGAACCATCACGATCAGTGGGCAGGCGGTTGAAGACAGCTTCACTTTCCTTATTTCAGACACGGGCACGGGGATAGCGCCCGAGATTCAGGACAGGATTTTCGATCCCTTTTACACGACCAAGGATGTCGGGCAGGGGACCGGCCTGGGGTTGGCTATTGCCAAATCGCTTATCGAACGTCATGGGGGCAAACTGGAATTGCGCAGTTCCGATTCGTCGGGCAGCGTCTTTGCCATTAGTTTTCCATATTCGGAAGAAGGGGATTCAGCATGA
- a CDS encoding molybdopterin-dependent oxidoreductase, with translation MSEKRKGLSRRRFLQGVTAAGAAAMLPCRFLIPAEAQAAGFNPDEYKVFRNACPRNCYDTCSIKTYVKDGVVEYIEGAPESTFTDGGLCVKGYSYTRRPYSPNRVKYPMIQDGRRSGKWRRISWDEAMDKIARKILELKEQDGNLLGLGLTKYSGNFGITNYGVEGMMSSLGYTTRFVGTPCWPAGIDAQNYDLGNMWCNDPEDMVKSKYIIIWGANPAWCSVHTMKYILEAKRRGAKVVVIDPLFTQTAAKGDVFWQPKTSSDGALALGMAKHILDQGLVDTNFVNQHSLGFDQFVDYLNANVTVEWAAEQSGIPAQDIREVAEEFATADPATIWIGYGMQRHVNGGASVRSIDALVAMTGNVGKEGGGARYGHLQTWGFNYNAFVQKQPEGSKGFVGGAAKGEFDFSGDSEQSYSDRSVNINKTAQEILDTKDPAIKMLWVSCKNPFGQDFDRPKLEKAFDTLDMVVSVEQFFTETVANSDIVLPVTTLFEEWTVNVSYWHYWLGINEQAIKPMYETKSNIEIAAALSTKMNELSPGSCTFPQEIDTKEWMEKEFNQGIYDYFGIEDWKDLLNGPVKAKYASSASWHDMKFGTPSGKYEFFSQQCEDNGHKALPEFKAGRDSYDKFRLLTPHTKFGIHSQFVNLDWMQEYYKEPFVYMHPGAAAEKGIEDLDMVRVFNKVGEQRVRVKLTDNVAQDCLLMYTAWFGKDSSFNVQNLVDDESADMGAFKAGAPGVAIHDQFADIERV, from the coding sequence ATGTCAGAAAAACGAAAAGGCCTCAGCAGACGACGTTTTCTGCAGGGAGTCACTGCAGCCGGTGCGGCAGCCATGTTGCCATGCAGGTTCCTGATCCCTGCCGAGGCGCAGGCGGCCGGATTCAATCCGGACGAGTACAAGGTGTTCCGCAATGCCTGCCCCAGAAACTGTTATGACACCTGTAGTATCAAGACCTACGTCAAGGATGGCGTGGTCGAGTATATTGAAGGTGCCCCGGAATCGACTTTCACGGACGGCGGATTGTGCGTCAAAGGGTACAGCTACACCCGTCGGCCATACAGCCCCAATCGGGTCAAATATCCCATGATTCAGGATGGCCGCCGCTCGGGCAAGTGGCGTCGCATCTCGTGGGACGAAGCCATGGACAAGATCGCCAGAAAAATCCTTGAACTCAAGGAGCAGGACGGCAATCTGCTCGGATTGGGCCTGACCAAGTATTCCGGCAACTTCGGCATTACCAACTATGGTGTCGAAGGCATGATGTCCTCCCTCGGGTACACCACCCGTTTTGTCGGCACCCCCTGCTGGCCCGCAGGTATTGACGCCCAGAACTACGACCTGGGTAACATGTGGTGTAACGACCCCGAAGATATGGTCAAATCCAAATACATCATCATCTGGGGCGCCAACCCCGCATGGTGTTCTGTTCACACCATGAAATACATCCTCGAAGCCAAACGTCGTGGCGCCAAGGTCGTGGTCATTGACCCGCTCTTCACCCAGACAGCGGCAAAGGGCGATGTCTTCTGGCAGCCCAAGACCTCCAGCGATGGCGCGCTGGCCCTTGGCATGGCCAAGCACATTCTGGATCAGGGGCTGGTGGATACTAATTTCGTCAATCAGCACAGCCTCGGTTTTGATCAGTTTGTCGACTACCTCAACGCCAATGTGACCGTTGAGTGGGCGGCAGAGCAGAGCGGCATCCCGGCGCAGGATATCCGTGAAGTGGCCGAAGAGTTTGCCACAGCCGATCCGGCCACCATCTGGATCGGATACGGCATGCAGCGCCACGTCAACGGTGGCGCCTCGGTTCGTTCGATCGACGCGCTGGTCGCCATGACCGGCAATGTCGGCAAGGAAGGGGGCGGCGCACGTTACGGCCACCTCCAGACTTGGGGATTCAACTACAACGCCTTTGTTCAGAAGCAGCCGGAAGGGTCCAAGGGATTCGTCGGCGGTGCTGCCAAGGGTGAATTCGATTTCTCGGGCGATTCCGAGCAGAGCTACTCTGACCGTAGCGTCAATATCAACAAGACGGCACAGGAAATCCTCGACACCAAAGACCCGGCCATCAAGATGCTGTGGGTCTCCTGCAAGAACCCGTTCGGGCAGGACTTTGATCGTCCGAAGCTGGAAAAGGCGTTCGACACGCTGGATATGGTCGTTTCCGTGGAGCAGTTCTTCACCGAAACCGTGGCCAACTCCGATATCGTGCTGCCCGTCACCACGCTCTTCGAGGAATGGACCGTCAATGTCTCCTACTGGCACTACTGGCTTGGCATCAACGAGCAGGCCATCAAGCCCATGTACGAGACCAAGTCCAACATCGAAATCGCGGCTGCCCTGTCCACAAAGATGAATGAGCTGTCTCCCGGTTCCTGCACCTTCCCGCAGGAAATCGATACCAAGGAATGGATGGAGAAGGAGTTCAACCAGGGTATCTACGATTACTTCGGTATCGAGGACTGGAAAGACCTTCTGAACGGACCGGTCAAGGCCAAGTACGCTTCATCGGCATCCTGGCATGACATGAAGTTCGGAACGCCGTCCGGCAAGTACGAGTTCTTCTCGCAGCAGTGCGAGGACAACGGCCACAAGGCATTGCCCGAGTTCAAGGCGGGGCGCGACAGCTACGACAAGTTCCGTCTGCTCACTCCCCACACCAAGTTTGGTATCCACTCCCAGTTCGTCAATCTGGACTGGATGCAGGAATACTACAAGGAGCCGTTCGTCTACATGCACCCCGGTGCAGCGGCCGAAAAGGGCATCGAGGATCTGGACATGGTCCGTGTCTTCAACAAGGTGGGCGAGCAGCGGGTACGCGTCAAGCTGACGGACAACGTCGCTCAAGACTGTCTCCTGATGTACACGGCGTGGTTCGGCAAGGATTCGAGCTTCAACGTACAGAACCTTGTGGACGATGAATCCGCCGATATGGGCGCATTCAAGGCGGGCGCTCCCGGCGTCGCCATTCATGACCAGTTTGCCGACATAGAACGGGTCTAA
- a CDS encoding methyl-accepting chemotaxis protein encodes MMKNKIGLFDKANSFRLKIAMTILLGLLATAGCIAAGYWSITSLDASFTSAWNREMMAKVSTLEINRDLNYISRLTRNIMLGSNYDKDLKKLHARIDSIKASFDQLETALGNAPGYDVAKARTAALAFANDGLTFVERMKDLPKEERHTLYGEYGKSATPVANQSRKYFGGLVKKLDSDFALATQAIKDSTTKSKMKILIGGAIGVLFVLVTGFLLTRKDFAALDTCTNGAHALGQGDTTQRIDPADAGSFQILATALNSTSDSISSVVSDTNEAVAHLVQMSAEVASSSETLAGGASEQSATIGGIVTNIEQVDSSVSRNVEIVNDTEQNATQATEDAKRTGEAVEQTVSAMKSIAEKILIIEDIARQTNLLALNAAIEAARAGEHGKGFAVVAAEVRKLAERSGEAAGEISELSSSTMLLAENAGSLIQNLLPRISATSEQMQEVSSVATEQVGWLQEVLVSIREMETVIQSSASAAEQLAATASGLTSQSDNLERTMAFFKTDQTGSHQVRVVRNDPRQALDAGSLDDGYSRY; translated from the coding sequence ATGATGAAAAACAAGATAGGCCTTTTCGACAAGGCCAATTCCTTTCGACTGAAGATCGCGATGACGATTCTTCTGGGGCTTCTGGCTACTGCGGGCTGTATTGCTGCCGGTTACTGGTCCATTACTTCTTTGGATGCTTCGTTTACCAGTGCCTGGAATCGGGAGATGATGGCCAAGGTTTCAACCTTGGAGATCAACCGGGACCTGAACTATATCAGCCGCCTGACCAGAAACATCATGCTGGGAAGCAACTATGACAAGGATCTCAAGAAGCTCCATGCTCGAATTGACTCCATCAAGGCATCATTCGACCAGTTGGAAACAGCCCTTGGTAATGCACCGGGCTATGATGTTGCCAAGGCACGCACCGCAGCACTGGCTTTCGCCAATGACGGACTTACATTTGTCGAGCGCATGAAAGATCTGCCCAAGGAAGAGCGGCATACACTGTATGGAGAGTACGGCAAGAGCGCCACTCCCGTAGCGAACCAGTCTCGTAAATACTTCGGTGGATTGGTCAAAAAACTCGATAGCGATTTTGCCCTGGCAACCCAGGCTATCAAGGATAGTACCACCAAAAGTAAGATGAAGATTCTCATCGGTGGTGCCATTGGTGTGCTCTTTGTTCTTGTCACCGGATTCCTGCTGACCCGTAAGGATTTTGCGGCGCTTGATACCTGTACCAACGGCGCGCATGCACTGGGACAGGGGGATACCACCCAGCGTATTGATCCTGCCGATGCCGGATCATTCCAGATACTGGCAACCGCATTGAACTCCACTTCGGATTCCATCTCCTCGGTGGTTTCCGATACCAACGAAGCGGTCGCGCATCTGGTGCAGATGAGCGCGGAAGTCGCCAGTTCCTCCGAGACATTGGCTGGCGGTGCCAGTGAACAGTCGGCCACGATCGGTGGTATCGTCACCAACATCGAGCAGGTCGATTCGAGTGTGAGTCGAAACGTGGAGATCGTGAACGATACGGAGCAGAATGCAACGCAGGCCACCGAGGATGCCAAGCGCACCGGTGAGGCTGTGGAGCAGACTGTCAGCGCCATGAAGAGCATTGCCGAAAAGATTCTCATCATTGAAGACATCGCACGGCAGACCAACCTGCTGGCACTCAACGCGGCCATTGAGGCTGCCCGTGCCGGTGAGCATGGCAAAGGGTTCGCCGTGGTTGCCGCTGAGGTTCGCAAGCTGGCAGAACGAAGCGGTGAGGCTGCTGGCGAGATCAGCGAGCTGTCATCAAGCACCATGCTTTTGGCCGAGAATGCCGGGAGCCTGATTCAGAATCTCCTGCCGCGCATCAGTGCAACATCCGAGCAGATGCAGGAGGTTTCCTCTGTGGCGACCGAACAGGTGGGCTGGTTGCAGGAAGTGCTGGTCAGCATCCGTGAAATGGAAACGGTCATCCAGTCCAGTGCATCGGCTGCCGAACAGTTGGCAGCAACGGCCAGCGGTTTGACCTCGCAGTCAGACAACCTTGAGCGGACAATGGCCTTCTTCAAGACCGATCAAACGGGCTCACATCAGGTCCGGGTTGTTCGTAATGATCCCCGGCAGGCCCTTGATGCCGGAAGTCTCGACGACGGTTACAGCCGCTATTAG
- the phnD gene encoding phosphate/phosphite/phosphonate ABC transporter substrate-binding protein, with protein sequence MKQLMRTLVLLSLFFCTLATPGRAETPLKLGVISLNHPLMMYRQYLPFTDYISQESGIGVELILAKDYETIIDDLLTGEIDLALLGGLSYIEARAASESITPLCAILSEDGTPTNRTVIFTYKGSGVKSLADLVGKRFAFASIHSTSGYLHPLCYMGNNGVSSVSFGKKDNLRTHESVVRSVLRGSHDAGAVSVSTYHRFAAEGLTVLAETPPHPGFVIVARKTDLPAIQNLKHFLLSLDFSSPDLQERSAKWSSLLRNGFTSVADQDYARVRELLTCAQQYGYGG encoded by the coding sequence ATGAAACAATTGATGCGGACACTGGTCCTTTTGTCATTGTTTTTCTGCACCCTCGCTACGCCGGGGAGGGCGGAAACGCCGCTTAAACTCGGTGTCATCTCGCTCAACCATCCTCTGATGATGTATCGGCAGTACCTTCCCTTTACCGATTACATCTCCCAGGAGAGCGGTATCGGTGTGGAGCTGATCCTTGCCAAGGACTACGAGACCATCATCGACGATCTGCTCACCGGCGAGATAGACCTCGCACTGCTGGGCGGCCTGTCCTACATCGAAGCACGGGCGGCGTCAGAGTCCATCACGCCGCTGTGTGCCATTCTCTCCGAAGATGGGACGCCCACCAACAGAACCGTTATCTTCACCTACAAGGGTAGTGGAGTAAAAAGTCTGGCGGATCTGGTCGGTAAGCGGTTTGCCTTTGCTTCCATCCATTCCACGTCCGGGTATCTGCATCCGCTTTGCTACATGGGGAACAACGGTGTTTCTTCTGTCTCGTTTGGCAAGAAAGACAATCTGCGAACCCATGAGTCCGTTGTCCGTTCCGTGCTCCGGGGAAGCCACGATGCGGGTGCTGTTTCGGTTTCCACCTACCATCGTTTCGCCGCAGAAGGGCTGACCGTGCTGGCGGAAACGCCGCCGCATCCCGGGTTTGTCATTGTGGCAAGGAAAACGGACCTTCCAGCCATCCAAAACCTCAAACATTTCCTTTTGAGCCTGGATTTTTCTTCCCCTGACCTGCAGGAACGTTCGGCTAAGTGGAGTTCTCTGCTGCGTAACGGGTTCACCTCGGTCGCCGACCAGGATTATGCCCGTGTCAGGGAGTTGCTGACCTGTGCCCAGCAATATGGATACGGGGGATAG
- a CDS encoding dimethyl sulfoxide reductase anchor subunit family protein: MQSMELSLVIFTVLSQVAIGMTFMRALGTVSGPDEGDAKKEWQMVAGLMVVGMIASLFHLGHPEGAINAIAHLNKAWLSREVLFAGAFAGLAVLAAVLSGSEGKPVFAWGGVVLGLGLILSAGMTYAPPALPAVNNALPALFFLISAVMLGAGFASWFAGEARQPMLARVFTSAAVVGLVLYLAAPCIWLSGSTVMRMTAEAWLGSGFYWAHIGVLIVSLGVIWKTRTIPVWLPVLALAGELLGRAGFFADTIHTAANMGGLY, from the coding sequence ATGCAGTCCATGGAACTCTCACTTGTCATCTTTACGGTGTTGTCTCAGGTGGCAATCGGCATGACCTTCATGCGCGCTCTCGGTACGGTCTCCGGTCCTGACGAGGGTGATGCGAAGAAGGAATGGCAGATGGTTGCCGGGCTGATGGTGGTCGGAATGATCGCCTCGCTCTTTCACCTTGGCCATCCCGAAGGTGCGATCAATGCCATCGCCCACTTGAACAAGGCGTGGTTGAGCCGCGAAGTGCTGTTCGCCGGTGCATTTGCCGGTCTGGCCGTGCTGGCTGCGGTCCTCAGCGGCAGTGAAGGCAAGCCTGTATTCGCGTGGGGTGGCGTGGTGCTCGGGCTTGGTCTGATTCTGTCCGCGGGTATGACCTACGCACCTCCGGCACTGCCTGCTGTGAACAACGCACTGCCCGCGCTGTTCTTCCTGATCTCCGCGGTCATGCTCGGCGCTGGATTCGCAAGCTGGTTCGCCGGTGAAGCTCGACAGCCGATGCTGGCGCGCGTGTTCACTTCCGCAGCTGTGGTCGGGCTGGTTCTCTATCTGGCTGCCCCGTGCATCTGGCTTTCCGGCAGCACGGTGATGCGCATGACCGCCGAGGCCTGGCTTGGTTCCGGCTTCTACTGGGCGCATATCGGCGTGTTGATTGTTTCGCTTGGCGTGATCTGGAAGACACGGACCATCCCGGTCTGGCTGCCCGTGCTCGCCTTGGCAGGCGAACTGCTGGGACGCGCCGGATTCTTTGCCGATACGATTCATACCGCTGCCAACATGGGTGGTTTATACTAA
- a CDS encoding TorD/DmsD family molecular chaperone: MADNEHIMEKGAALRDFFASVDANDLQAAGLALAQRFNLPLDGEIDWTEVEYDFNRLFVGPAAVPAPPYASAYQVEPTLMGKPALEARKVYRRLGLAVPDQGQTPDDHLAFELDAAIALIGLDVSGDDDLAGTKAWFIADHMGKWVPDFIAAIKAEQDVTPAVAVAADALGRWLESAVSHDRH; encoded by the coding sequence GTGGCAGACAATGAACACATAATGGAAAAAGGAGCCGCACTGCGGGATTTCTTTGCATCCGTGGATGCGAATGATCTGCAGGCGGCCGGACTGGCCCTTGCGCAGCGCTTCAATTTGCCGCTGGACGGGGAGATTGACTGGACCGAAGTGGAGTACGACTTCAATCGGCTCTTTGTCGGTCCAGCGGCAGTGCCGGCCCCGCCGTATGCTTCTGCCTATCAGGTGGAGCCGACGCTGATGGGGAAACCGGCACTTGAAGCGCGCAAGGTGTATCGACGTCTGGGGCTTGCCGTTCCCGATCAGGGACAAACCCCGGATGATCATCTGGCGTTTGAACTGGACGCAGCCATTGCCCTGATTGGGCTGGACGTATCCGGGGATGACGACCTTGCCGGGACTAAGGCGTGGTTCATCGCCGATCACATGGGGAAATGGGTTCCCGATTTTATTGCCGCGATCAAGGCGGAACAGGACGTCACCCCTGCGGTGGCCGTTGCAGCCGATGCCCTGGGGCGCTGGCTGGAAAGCGCCGTGTCGCACGACAGACACTGA
- a CDS encoding IS1595 family transposase, translating into MRKSRLSKDKQLRLIEHFVAGTTARCAADLVGVNVKTAAYYFHRLREIIAVEESCEGMDFGEFEVDESYFGGKRKGKRGRGAAGKVPVFGILKRGGKVYTQVIPDAKGKTLLPIIQERIQPDSVVYSDCWYGYNVLDVSAFKHFRINHSKLFADSHNHINGIENFWNQAKRHMRKFNGIPTKHFSLFLKECEWRFNNSNPRSQFKQLKQWVRRHMG; encoded by the coding sequence ATGCGAAAAAGTCGTTTGAGCAAGGACAAGCAGCTTCGTTTAATCGAACATTTTGTGGCTGGCACGACAGCTCGTTGCGCTGCCGATCTGGTTGGTGTGAACGTCAAAACAGCCGCCTATTACTTTCACCGGCTCCGGGAAATCATAGCGGTAGAAGAGTCCTGTGAAGGGATGGATTTTGGCGAATTTGAGGTCGATGAGAGCTACTTCGGTGGCAAGCGAAAGGGCAAAAGAGGACGTGGGGCGGCTGGTAAGGTTCCTGTTTTTGGAATCCTTAAAAGGGGCGGGAAGGTCTATACACAGGTGATTCCTGATGCGAAAGGTAAAACCTTGCTTCCCATTATTCAGGAAAGAATCCAGCCAGACAGTGTGGTTTACTCGGACTGCTGGTATGGCTACAATGTCCTTGATGTGTCAGCGTTCAAACACTTCCGAATCAACCACTCGAAGCTGTTTGCAGATAGCCACAACCACATCAATGGAATCGAGAATTTTTGGAACCAGGCCAAACGCCATATGAGGAAATTCAACGGCATTCCAACCAAGCATTTTTCTCTGTTTTTAAAGGAATGCGAGTGGCGTTTTAATAACAGCAATCCGCGAAGCCAGTTTAAACAACTGAAACAGTGGGTTAGAAGACATATGGGCTAG